A single window of Vibrio sp. SCSIO 43137 DNA harbors:
- the plsB gene encoding glycerol-3-phosphate 1-O-acyltransferase PlsB encodes MSSERIIPRSLLKLPLSVFVKSTVIPSGPISDLNIDINKPIVYALPFRSNMDLFTLRRKALELGLPDPLSPLEINGKQFGRYVYIISRPSMFRSNKHVPSSSISLFSQLLSLHDEDKELDVQVIPVSVLWGRKPGKEQNVKPYLEPMNATQKALSLLLAGRDCMVRFSPVVSLRYMATSHGTDESIAHKLARVARIHFSRQKMAASGPNLPVREQLFNRLLNSEVIRNAIADEAASKNISLEKAQKEARSILDEIAANFSYSLVKNGDRILGWLWNKLYQGLNISNAATVRRLAQDGHEIVYVPCHRSHMDYLLLSYVLYNEGMVPPHIAAGINLNFFPAGPIFRRGGAFFIRRSFKGNRLYSTIFREYLAELFSKGYSVEYFSEGGRSRTGRLLQAKTGMLAMTIQAMLRGLNRPVTLVPVYIGYEHVMEVSTYAKELRGKRKEKENAGQVLRTIRKLRNFGQGYVNFGEPIPLNQYLNEQVPEWSKDINPMNPTRPDWLLPVVNQLADKMMTHINDAAATNALTLCATALLASKQRALAKDTLVAQIDSYLSLLKNAPYSPTATMPDKTAEQLVAHAIGLDKFVVESDTMGDIISLDREQSILMTYYRNNIIHLFAIPSLIAQLIVQNESLSISQVKSSVEALYPFLKKELFLRFEQDELSSVVDSILEELVRQELVVRKEDTIYLNEPQIQSLILLGRTIAETLQRYAIAINLLGANPELDKSQLEQLSQQVAQRLGRLHGINAPEFFDKGVFSFMFNTLKEQEYIDSNGQCNVTKTQALAKMLSNLISTEVKLTIQESLYQDEPQVTDE; translated from the coding sequence ATGTCTTCAGAACGAATTATTCCCCGTTCGCTACTAAAACTTCCTCTTTCGGTATTTGTAAAGAGTACAGTGATCCCATCAGGGCCGATCAGTGATTTAAACATCGATATTAATAAGCCGATTGTTTATGCCCTGCCTTTTCGCTCCAACATGGATCTATTTACCCTGAGAAGAAAAGCATTGGAGCTGGGCCTGCCTGATCCGCTTTCTCCCCTTGAGATTAATGGCAAGCAGTTTGGACGTTATGTTTATATTATCTCCCGTCCTTCTATGTTTCGTAGCAATAAGCATGTTCCGAGCTCATCTATCTCGCTGTTCAGCCAACTATTATCACTGCATGACGAAGATAAAGAGCTGGATGTTCAGGTTATTCCGGTATCTGTATTGTGGGGCAGAAAACCGGGTAAAGAGCAGAATGTGAAGCCTTATCTTGAACCGATGAACGCGACGCAAAAAGCATTATCTCTGTTACTTGCCGGCCGGGATTGTATGGTTCGTTTCAGCCCGGTTGTTTCACTACGCTATATGGCTACCTCACACGGAACCGATGAGTCCATTGCTCATAAGCTGGCAAGAGTGGCCAGAATTCACTTTTCTCGCCAGAAGATGGCAGCATCGGGGCCAAACCTGCCGGTACGCGAGCAGCTGTTTAACCGCTTGCTCAACTCAGAAGTGATACGAAATGCCATTGCCGATGAAGCTGCCAGTAAAAATATCAGCCTTGAGAAAGCGCAAAAAGAGGCCCGCTCCATTCTTGATGAGATTGCAGCTAACTTCTCTTATTCTCTGGTTAAAAATGGCGACAGAATTCTGGGCTGGCTATGGAACAAGCTTTATCAGGGGCTGAACATCAGCAATGCCGCGACGGTAAGACGTCTGGCTCAGGACGGGCATGAAATTGTTTATGTGCCGTGTCACCGTAGTCATATGGATTACCTGCTGCTCTCCTATGTTCTATACAATGAAGGTATGGTTCCTCCGCATATTGCTGCCGGTATTAACCTGAACTTTTTTCCGGCAGGTCCTATTTTCCGCCGTGGCGGTGCTTTCTTTATCCGTCGCAGCTTTAAAGGCAACCGTCTCTACTCAACCATTTTCCGCGAGTATCTGGCAGAACTGTTCAGTAAGGGCTACTCAGTAGAGTACTTTAGTGAAGGCGGACGCTCCCGTACCGGCCGGTTACTTCAGGCGAAAACCGGTATGCTGGCGATGACAATTCAGGCCATGTTAAGAGGGCTAAACCGCCCTGTAACCCTGGTTCCGGTTTATATCGGCTATGAACATGTGATGGAAGTTTCCACCTATGCCAAGGAGCTGCGTGGAAAGAGAAAAGAGAAAGAGAACGCAGGTCAGGTACTGAGAACCATACGTAAGCTACGTAACTTCGGACAGGGTTACGTGAACTTTGGCGAGCCCATTCCGCTAAACCAGTATCTGAATGAGCAGGTTCCTGAATGGTCTAAAGACATTAACCCTATGAACCCGACCAGACCGGACTGGCTGCTGCCGGTGGTAAATCAGCTTGCTGATAAGATGATGACCCATATTAACGATGCCGCAGCAACCAACGCGCTGACGCTCTGCGCAACCGCCTTACTGGCATCAAAACAGCGGGCTCTGGCTAAAGATACATTGGTTGCACAGATCGATTCTTATCTCTCTCTGTTAAAAAATGCACCTTATTCGCCTACCGCTACCATGCCGGATAAAACTGCAGAACAGTTGGTTGCTCATGCTATCGGGCTGGATAAGTTTGTAGTCGAGTCAGATACCATGGGTGATATTATTTCGTTAGATCGGGAACAGTCGATTTTGATGACATACTACCGCAATAACATCATTCACCTGTTTGCTATTCCGTCTCTGATTGCTCAGCTAATTGTGCAGAATGAATCACTGAGCATTAGTCAGGTTAAAAGCTCAGTAGAGGCCCTTTATCCTTTCCTGAAAAAAGAGCTATTCTTGCGCTTCGAACAGGATGAACTGTCGTCTGTAGTAGACAGCATTTTAGAGGAGCTTGTGCGTCAGGAATTGGTAGTACGAAAAGAAGATACCATCTACCTGAACGAACCGCAGATTCAGTCACTCATCCTACTGGGCAGAACCATTGCTGAAACTTTGCAACGCTACGCTATCGCAATTAACCTTCTTGGCGCTAACCCTGAGCTGGATAAATCTCAGTTAGAGCAACTGAGCCAGCAGGTTGCGCAGAGACTTGGCAGACTGCACGGTATTAATGCTCCGGAGTTCTTTGATAAGGGGGTATTTAGCTTTATGTTTAATACTCTGAAAGAGCAGGAGTACATTGACAGTAACGGCCAGTGTAATGTGACTAAGACTCAGGCGTTAGCGAAGATGCTATCTAACCTGATATCAACAGAAGTAAAACTCACTATTCAGGAAAGTCTGTACCAAGATGAACCTCAGGTAACAGATGAGTAA
- the ubiA gene encoding 4-hydroxybenzoate octaprenyltransferase, translating into MSFAKARSYWLLMRMDRPIGSLLLLWPTLWSLILAAKGMPDWDVLVVFVVGVVLMRSAGCVINDFADRDFDGHVKRTKLRPLPSGQVTPVEAIVLFVILALVSFLLVLTMNSLTVKLSFVGIVLAFIYPFMKRFTHLPQLFLGLAFSWAIPMAWAAQANELVPQVWLLFVINAIWTIAYDTQYAMVDRDDDLLVGLKSTAILFGRFDKMIIGILQLVTLLLFIALGIWLQLGQAFYWGILVSSALFVYQQYLISKRERDDCFKAFLNNNQVGMVMALALFLSTL; encoded by the coding sequence ATGAGCTTTGCCAAAGCAAGATCTTATTGGCTGTTAATGAGAATGGACAGACCGATAGGCTCATTATTGCTGTTATGGCCGACGCTGTGGTCATTGATATTGGCGGCGAAAGGGATGCCGGACTGGGACGTATTAGTCGTATTTGTTGTCGGTGTAGTTTTGATGCGTTCGGCCGGATGCGTGATTAACGATTTTGCCGACCGTGACTTTGATGGTCATGTTAAAAGAACCAAACTGCGTCCGTTGCCATCCGGGCAGGTAACCCCAGTTGAGGCAATTGTGCTGTTTGTTATTCTGGCACTGGTTTCATTCCTTCTTGTGCTTACTATGAACAGCTTAACGGTGAAGCTCTCCTTTGTCGGCATTGTACTGGCGTTTATCTACCCCTTTATGAAGCGCTTTACCCACCTTCCTCAACTGTTTCTTGGTTTGGCATTTAGCTGGGCTATCCCTATGGCCTGGGCGGCTCAGGCCAATGAACTGGTTCCGCAGGTATGGTTGCTGTTTGTTATTAATGCCATTTGGACAATCGCTTACGACACCCAGTACGCCATGGTGGACCGCGATGATGACTTGTTGGTCGGGTTAAAATCGACAGCCATTCTCTTTGGCCGCTTCGACAAGATGATTATCGGCATACTACAACTTGTCACGTTGTTGCTGTTTATAGCTCTGGGAATTTGGCTGCAACTGGGGCAGGCATTCTACTGGGGAATTCTTGTCTCTTCTGCCCTGTTTGTTTATCAGCAGTATCTGATCAGTAAAAGAGAAAGGGACGACTGTTTTAAAGCATTTCTGAATAATAATCAGGTCGGAATGGTAATGGCCCTGGCCCTGTTTCTGAGTACCTTATAA
- a CDS encoding chorismate lyase has protein sequence MNELISLYIAALKDVDWQDVNKFELSGEISLPWLLEKGSLSRRLAGKCEKLSVNLLNNTMISVRQISEKERALLSGSEFLLREVVLFGDSQEWVVGRTLIPSQSLEEQPYDLTEQGEIPLGLTVFSAENVHRDELKIGWAETPSGRLIARRSRLWMNQKPMLVAELFLPDAPVYSKEKC, from the coding sequence ATGAATGAGCTGATATCGCTGTACATTGCTGCTCTCAAAGACGTTGACTGGCAAGATGTTAATAAGTTTGAACTATCCGGGGAGATTTCTCTGCCCTGGCTTCTGGAAAAGGGTTCTCTGTCACGCCGTTTAGCCGGGAAATGTGAAAAACTATCGGTAAATTTGTTAAACAATACTATGATTTCTGTTCGGCAGATCAGTGAGAAGGAGAGAGCTCTGCTGTCCGGTAGTGAGTTCCTTCTGCGTGAGGTTGTTTTGTTTGGTGATTCACAGGAGTGGGTAGTAGGGAGAACATTGATCCCTTCTCAGTCTCTGGAAGAGCAACCTTATGATTTAACTGAGCAGGGCGAGATACCTCTGGGGCTGACGGTTTTCAGTGCGGAAAATGTTCACCGGGACGAGTTAAAAATAGGCTGGGCAGAAACCCCGTCCGGCAGGCTGATTGCCAGACGTTCAAGGTTGTGGATGAATCAGAAGCCCATGCTAGTTGCTGAGCTGTTTTTGCCGGATGCGCCAGTGTATTCAAAGGAGAAGTGCTAA
- a CDS encoding flagellar basal body-associated protein FliL has protein sequence MLTRYLLLFTFICTSLFSVTSLANEEADQGPAFAYYTLEPDMTTNIYTKGKTLSYLQVRIDLMVADNSYIVDLEQHDPLIRNTIVEIIGQQSSDQVKSLAGREELRKKLLDELNSLLLVETGRTLIADLLFTKYLYQ, from the coding sequence ATGCTGACACGTTATCTTTTACTTTTTACTTTCATCTGCACATCTCTGTTTTCCGTAACATCTCTTGCTAATGAAGAGGCAGATCAAGGTCCGGCTTTTGCCTACTACACGCTGGAACCGGATATGACGACTAACATCTACACCAAAGGCAAAACCCTTAGCTATCTGCAGGTAAGAATCGATCTTATGGTGGCCGATAATAGCTATATCGTCGATTTAGAGCAACACGATCCGCTAATCAGAAACACTATCGTTGAAATCATCGGGCAGCAGTCATCTGATCAGGTTAAGTCACTGGCAGGAAGAGAAGAACTGCGTAAAAAACTACTTGATGAGCTAAACAGCTTACTACTGGTTGAAACAGGCAGAACCCTGATTGCTGATCTGCTGTTTACTAAATACCTGTATCAATAA
- the glpG gene encoding rhomboid family intramembrane serine protease GlpG — translation MIKLIVLDNPRLAQAFIDYMASRGIPVDMMPEGGGMFAVWLKDNQYQIEAESELQHFLQDPNNKKYQAASWDMADSRTRKFAYQTPGLLNMVKAKAGPFTLLIMMATIVIYAALQLGFAEVVFSSLHFPAFDEQRYQLWRWFSHALLHFSTVHIAFNLLWWWQLGGDIEKHSGTLKLLQISLLSAAISGAGQFWVEDANFGGLSGVVYALLGYIWITGQLAPQKNLSLPKPIVGFMLVWLVLGFVQPYMAIANTAHLMGLICGVALAWIDSRLLVKQRR, via the coding sequence GTGATAAAACTCATCGTTCTTGATAATCCCAGATTAGCGCAGGCTTTTATCGATTATATGGCCTCTCGGGGCATCCCTGTGGATATGATGCCGGAAGGCGGAGGTATGTTTGCTGTCTGGCTGAAAGACAATCAGTATCAGATCGAAGCTGAATCAGAGCTGCAGCACTTTCTTCAGGATCCAAACAACAAGAAGTATCAGGCGGCGTCATGGGATATGGCAGACAGCAGAACCAGAAAGTTCGCTTACCAGACACCCGGCCTGCTGAATATGGTGAAAGCAAAAGCAGGGCCTTTTACGCTGCTGATTATGATGGCAACCATAGTTATCTATGCAGCTTTGCAGCTTGGCTTTGCTGAGGTGGTTTTTTCCAGCCTGCATTTTCCTGCATTCGATGAACAACGCTATCAGCTATGGCGTTGGTTCAGTCATGCTTTACTGCATTTTTCCACTGTGCACATTGCCTTTAACTTACTTTGGTGGTGGCAGCTAGGTGGTGATATAGAGAAACACTCAGGCACCCTTAAGTTATTGCAGATATCTTTGTTGTCCGCTGCGATTTCGGGTGCGGGTCAATTCTGGGTAGAGGATGCCAACTTTGGCGGCTTGTCCGGGGTGGTTTATGCGCTGCTTGGCTACATCTGGATTACCGGACAACTTGCACCGCAGAAAAACTTGTCACTGCCTAAACCCATAGTTGGCTTTATGTTGGTCTGGCTGGTGTTGGGCTTTGTACAGCCCTATATGGCAATAGCCAATACAGCACACCTTATGGGGCTGATTTGTGGTGTTGCTTTAGCTTGGATAGACTCGCGCTTGTTGGTAAAGCAAAGGAGATAG
- the glpE gene encoding thiosulfate sulfurtransferase GlpE: protein MSTFKQIDNMGANELMTTRGAVLVDIRDIGSYTASHAKSALHLTNDNIVQFMNDVDFEQPVLVMCYHGVSSQGAAQYLVNQGYEEVYSVDGGFTAWHAAGLPTESN, encoded by the coding sequence ATGAGTACCTTTAAACAGATAGATAATATGGGTGCCAACGAATTAATGACCACCAGAGGAGCGGTACTGGTTGATATACGTGATATCGGCTCATATACCGCATCTCACGCCAAATCAGCTCTGCATCTGACTAATGACAACATTGTACAGTTTATGAATGATGTCGACTTCGAGCAGCCTGTTCTGGTGATGTGTTATCACGGAGTCAGTAGTCAGGGGGCTGCTCAGTATCTGGTTAATCAGGGTTACGAAGAGGTGTATAGTGTGGATGGCGGATTTACCGCATGGCATGCAGCAGGTTTACCGACAGAGAGTAACTAG
- the rpoH gene encoding RNA polymerase sigma factor RpoH, giving the protein MTNQTYQMALVSQDSLDSYIRSVNSYPMLTADEERGLAERLHYKGEIEAAKGLILSHLRFVVHVARGYSGYGLPMADLVQEGNIGLMKAVKRFNPEVGVRLVSFAVHWIKAEIHEYVLRNWRIVKIATTKAQRKLFFNLRKSKKRLGWFNNGEVETVARELGVEPAEVREMESRLAAQDATFEMPTDDDDSGSYAAPVLYLEDKHSDLADNVEADNWEAHTNSRLTHALATLDERSQHIVRSRWLDDQKSTLQELAETYGVSAERIRQLEKNAMKKLKLAVGEF; this is encoded by the coding sequence ATGACAAACCAAACGTATCAAATGGCATTAGTATCCCAGGATAGCTTAGACAGCTATATTCGTTCAGTGAACAGCTACCCTATGCTGACAGCTGATGAAGAGCGTGGATTAGCCGAGCGATTACATTACAAAGGTGAAATAGAAGCGGCGAAAGGCCTGATTCTGTCTCATCTTAGATTCGTTGTTCATGTTGCCCGTGGCTATTCAGGCTACGGTCTGCCGATGGCTGATCTTGTTCAGGAAGGTAATATCGGTCTGATGAAGGCGGTTAAACGTTTTAACCCTGAAGTCGGAGTTCGCCTTGTCTCCTTTGCTGTACACTGGATCAAAGCTGAAATTCATGAGTACGTACTGAGAAACTGGCGTATCGTGAAAATCGCCACAACCAAGGCACAAAGAAAACTGTTTTTTAACCTGCGTAAGTCGAAAAAGCGTTTGGGCTGGTTTAACAATGGTGAAGTTGAGACCGTTGCCCGTGAGCTGGGTGTAGAGCCGGCAGAAGTCCGTGAAATGGAATCCCGCCTTGCCGCTCAGGATGCTACTTTTGAAATGCCAACGGATGATGATGACAGCGGTAGCTATGCAGCGCCTGTATTATATCTGGAAGACAAGCATTCAGACCTTGCCGACAATGTCGAAGCGGATAACTGGGAAGCTCACACCAATAGCAGGCTGACTCATGCGTTAGCGACTCTGGATGAGCGTAGTCAGCATATTGTGCGTTCCCGTTGGCTTGATGATCAGAAGTCGACACTTCAGGAGCTTGCAGAAACCTATGGTGTATCGGCTGAGCGAATCAGACAGCTAGAAAAGAATGCCATGAAAAAGCTTAAACTTGCTGTAGGTGAGTTTTAA
- the ftsX gene encoding permease-like cell division protein FtsX, whose amino-acid sequence MASNSRAKAAIVHDGFVKVHVKQLRASFFALWQRPLGNILTLAVIAVALALPACGYLIGKNIAKVAEGVTTPSNVSLYVQEGTPEARIMVLKDQIENWPSVASVKYISSQQGLNDLSEYSGFEQAISLLNDYALPAVLVVQPAVDSNSEIRKIASQSQQLDIVTDVRLDEDWLARLNAIQNLAIVIATTSAVLMLGAVFLIVGNTLRFTVLAHKEEIQVMKLIGATDGFILRPYLYSGMWFGVIGALAAWILTAVITILLNGAVEDLAMLYDSQFRLMGLNWDESLLLLMTGVLLGFVAARFSARKHLKEIEPV is encoded by the coding sequence ATGGCCAGTAATAGCAGGGCAAAAGCAGCCATAGTGCATGACGGCTTTGTTAAGGTGCATGTTAAGCAGCTTAGAGCCTCCTTTTTTGCTCTCTGGCAACGCCCTTTAGGCAATATTCTTACGTTAGCGGTTATTGCAGTAGCACTTGCCTTACCTGCATGCGGTTACCTGATTGGAAAGAACATTGCCAAAGTGGCAGAAGGAGTAACCACTCCGTCTAATGTCAGCCTGTATGTTCAAGAAGGCACGCCTGAAGCACGAATAATGGTGCTGAAGGATCAGATTGAAAACTGGCCTTCCGTTGCTAGTGTGAAATATATCTCCTCTCAACAGGGTCTTAATGATTTAAGTGAATATTCCGGCTTTGAGCAGGCGATATCCCTGTTAAATGATTATGCCTTGCCCGCGGTATTGGTGGTTCAGCCCGCCGTCGATAGTAATAGCGAAATCCGTAAGATAGCCAGCCAGTCGCAGCAGCTTGATATCGTTACTGATGTTCGTCTGGATGAAGACTGGCTTGCACGACTGAATGCCATTCAGAATCTGGCAATTGTCATTGCCACAACTTCAGCAGTACTTATGCTGGGAGCCGTCTTCCTTATTGTGGGTAATACATTGAGGTTTACTGTATTGGCGCATAAAGAAGAGATTCAGGTGATGAAGCTGATAGGGGCTACCGATGGCTTTATTCTGCGTCCATATCTCTATTCTGGTATGTGGTTTGGTGTGATTGGTGCTTTGGCTGCATGGATCTTAACCGCTGTGATTACCATTTTACTCAATGGTGCGGTAGAAGATCTGGCCATGCTTTACGATAGTCAGTTCAGATTAATGGGTCTTAACTGGGATGAATCTCTGCTGTTATTAATGACGGGAGTGCTGTTAGGCTTTGTCGCCGCGAGGTTCTCTGCCCGTAAGCATTTAAAAGAAATTGAACCTGTTTAA
- the ftsE gene encoding cell division ATP-binding protein FtsE, with product MIRFQQVSKAYRGGRQALQKVDFHLRKKEMIFLSGHSGAGKSTLLKLICAMERPSDGKIHFNGHDITQIANKDIPFLRRNIGIVFQDHRLLMDRSVFENVALPMRIESASENDIRHRVSAALDKLGLLDKAKCLPSQLSGGEQQRVGIARAVVNRPALVLADEPTGNLDPELSNRTMQIFEEFNRAGVSIIIATHDINLINSRPQHRRFELNQGFMSEVEGYGQ from the coding sequence TTACCGGGGTGGCCGGCAGGCATTACAGAAAGTGGATTTTCATCTGCGTAAGAAAGAGATGATCTTTCTTAGTGGTCATTCAGGTGCAGGTAAAAGTACTCTGCTAAAGCTGATTTGTGCCATGGAGCGTCCGTCTGACGGAAAAATTCATTTTAATGGTCATGACATCACCCAGATAGCCAATAAAGATATTCCGTTTTTACGTCGGAATATAGGAATTGTGTTTCAGGATCACCGATTGTTGATGGATCGCTCTGTGTTTGAAAATGTGGCTCTGCCTATGAGAATAGAGTCCGCCTCCGAAAATGATATCCGGCACCGGGTTTCTGCTGCACTGGATAAGCTTGGTTTGCTGGATAAAGCCAAATGCCTGCCGAGTCAGTTATCCGGCGGTGAACAACAACGAGTCGGAATAGCCAGAGCGGTAGTTAATCGTCCAGCATTAGTGTTGGCCGATGAACCGACGGGGAACCTTGATCCTGAACTATCCAACCGGACCATGCAGATATTTGAAGAGTTCAACCGTGCTGGTGTCTCTATTATTATTGCAACCCATGATATTAATCTGATTAACAGCCGCCCTCAGCATCGTCGTTTTGAACTGAATCAGGGCTTTATGAGCGAGGTTGAAGGTTATGGCCAGTAA